The Terriglobia bacterium genome contains a region encoding:
- a CDS encoding fused MFS/spermidine synthase, whose translation MTKLNVEQSTSPLASRRYLPWLLVLFVGSGCAALIYEIVWLQLLQLVIGSSGISLGVLLGTFMGGMCLGSLLLPRLISDKVHPLRVYAFLELGIGIIGILELFGMPLIADLYTYYLGHGVAMRGLVAAVCLLPPTFLMGATLPAIARWVETTPEGVSWMGFFYGGNIAGAVFGCLLAGFFLLRVYDMPTATYAAVAINVAVTTVALFLASRTSSRVMSTDPEQSRTRRAPGAGAAYLTIAMSGLCALGAEVVWTRLLSLMLGATVYTFSIILAVFLVGLGIGSSVGALMSRTLLRPRIALGVCQMLLAGAVAWAAFMIARSLPYWPINPSLSTGEWAPWLTFQLDILRAAWAVLPAAMLWGASFPLALATVASRGQDPGRMVGGVYAANTVGAIVGSLAFSMLVIPMAGTQWAQRWLIILSAVSALVALAPLFTPARRGAPQEKEPAPVLAFSPRAVIFTLLSLVIVGFLVNALAQVPWVAVAWGRFSATWVSQSVPGVVAEKDVPVDRSGPVYRYCTYVGEGMNVSVAVTKSTSGWRYFHGAGKVQASSEMQDMRLQRMLGHLSVLARRNPDDVKDVLVVACGAGVTAGSFVPYPNIKRIIICDIEPLVPKVVTPMFGAQNYHIVDGIDKENPHMVQGKQVQVAYDDGRHYIRTLPKDAKFDIITSDPIDPWVKGCAALNTIEYYQMCKDHLNPGGVMSLWIPLYESNTDTAKSVIGTFFKVFPNGILFSNDLNGEGYDAVLLGQAEPTQIDVDRLQQRLDSDEYRQVRESLTEVGFGMVGANPAQGPDDGGVAVDLLATYAGRAADLQEWMKNAQINTDRNLRLQYLAGMWLNTYINTVILDGILQYYRFPDEVFVGSEERIQAMKQALANAGRRGR comes from the coding sequence ATGACAAAACTGAACGTCGAGCAATCGACGAGCCCTCTCGCCTCGCGGCGCTATCTCCCCTGGCTGCTCGTGCTGTTTGTTGGCAGCGGATGTGCGGCCCTCATTTACGAGATCGTCTGGTTGCAGCTGCTGCAACTGGTGATCGGTTCGTCCGGCATCTCACTGGGCGTGCTGCTGGGAACCTTCATGGGCGGGATGTGCCTGGGCAGCCTGCTGCTGCCGCGGCTGATCTCTGACAAGGTCCATCCGCTTCGGGTCTATGCGTTTCTCGAGCTGGGGATCGGGATCATCGGCATCCTGGAGCTGTTCGGCATGCCCTTGATCGCGGATTTGTATACGTACTACCTCGGGCACGGCGTGGCCATGCGAGGGTTGGTGGCAGCCGTATGCCTGCTGCCCCCGACCTTCCTGATGGGCGCGACGCTTCCGGCCATCGCCCGCTGGGTTGAAACCACGCCCGAAGGTGTTTCCTGGATGGGCTTCTTCTACGGCGGGAACATTGCCGGAGCCGTTTTCGGGTGTCTGCTGGCGGGCTTCTTTCTGCTGCGGGTTTACGATATGCCCACCGCCACCTATGCTGCGGTCGCTATCAATGTTGCAGTCACAACGGTAGCTCTGTTCCTGGCCTCGAGGACATCCTCTCGTGTCATGTCCACCGACCCGGAGCAATCCCGCACCAGACGCGCACCGGGAGCCGGGGCTGCATATCTTACGATCGCCATGTCGGGCCTGTGCGCATTGGGTGCCGAGGTTGTCTGGACGCGCCTGTTGTCGCTGATGCTCGGCGCGACGGTCTACACGTTCTCGATCATTCTTGCGGTTTTCCTGGTCGGACTCGGCATCGGCAGCAGCGTGGGTGCGCTGATGTCACGCACACTCCTGAGGCCGCGTATTGCCCTGGGTGTCTGCCAGATGCTTCTCGCCGGCGCCGTCGCCTGGGCAGCGTTCATGATTGCCAGGTCCCTGCCCTACTGGCCGATCAATCCCAGCCTCTCGACGGGGGAGTGGGCGCCGTGGCTCACCTTCCAGCTTGATATCCTGCGCGCCGCCTGGGCGGTGCTGCCGGCGGCAATGCTGTGGGGCGCAAGCTTCCCCCTGGCGCTGGCGACCGTGGCATCGCGAGGCCAGGATCCGGGCCGTATGGTGGGCGGAGTGTATGCTGCCAATACGGTGGGAGCGATCGTCGGTTCGCTGGCGTTCAGCATGCTCGTCATCCCCATGGCCGGCACGCAGTGGGCCCAACGATGGTTGATTATTCTGTCCGCGGTGTCAGCCCTCGTCGCACTCGCGCCCTTGTTTACCCCTGCTCGACGAGGCGCGCCGCAGGAAAAAGAACCCGCGCCTGTTCTGGCATTTTCGCCCAGGGCGGTCATCTTCACGCTGCTCTCGCTGGTGATTGTCGGCTTCCTGGTCAATGCCCTTGCCCAGGTTCCATGGGTGGCGGTTGCCTGGGGCCGATTCTCCGCAACCTGGGTTTCGCAGTCGGTGCCCGGAGTGGTTGCTGAAAAAGATGTGCCTGTGGACCGAAGCGGACCGGTGTACCGCTATTGCACATATGTCGGCGAGGGGATGAACGTCTCCGTTGCCGTTACGAAATCGACTTCGGGCTGGCGCTATTTCCACGGCGCGGGCAAGGTGCAGGCTTCCAGCGAAATGCAGGACATGCGCCTCCAACGAATGCTCGGACATCTCTCGGTTCTGGCTCGCAGGAATCCTGACGATGTGAAAGACGTATTGGTGGTGGCCTGCGGCGCCGGCGTCACGGCCGGCTCGTTTGTACCCTACCCCAACATCAAACGCATCATCATCTGCGATATAGAGCCGTTGGTTCCCAAAGTCGTGACCCCGATGTTCGGCGCTCAGAACTACCATATCGTCGACGGGATCGACAAAGAAAACCCCCACATGGTGCAAGGAAAACAGGTCCAGGTCGCCTACGACGACGGCCGGCACTACATCCGCACCCTCCCCAAAGACGCAAAATTCGACATCATCACCTCCGATCCGATCGACCCCTGGGTCAAAGGCTGCGCTGCACTGAACACGATCGAGTATTACCAGATGTGCAAAGATCATCTGAATCCAGGCGGCGTGATGAGCCTGTGGATACCTCTGTATGAGAGCAACACCGACACCGCAAAGAGCGTCATCGGTACGTTCTTCAAGGTCTTCCCCAACGGGATTCTTTTCAGCAATGACTTGAACGGCGAGGGATACGACGCCGTTCTCTTGGGCCAGGCGGAGCCGACCCAGATCGACGTTGACAGACTGCAGCAGCGACTCGACAGCGACGAATATCGGCAGGTGAGAGAGTCGCTGACTGAAGTGGGATTCGGCATGGTCGGGGCCAATCCGGCACAGGGGCCCGACGATGGGGGTGTCGCGGTGGACCTTCTCGCCACTTACGCCGGCCGTGCGGCCGACCTGCAGGAGTGGATGAAAAACGCGCAGATCAACACCGACAGGAACCTGCGCCTCCAATACCTTGCCGGCATGTGGCTCAACACCTACATCAACACGGTAATTCTGGACGGCATCCTGCAGTATTACAGGTTCCCCGACGAGGTCTTCGTCGGTTCCGAAGAGCGTATCCAGGCGATGAAACAGGCGCTCGCAAATGCAGGCCGGCGCGGAAGGTAG
- a CDS encoding glycosyltransferase family 39 protein, with protein MKKFVAVIMGIGLVHRLMFLGTRQLWTDELLQARIIKFASPAEILSRLRGGMDLASPLDFFVQRGMTLLLGDSTWALRLHAAIFGTLSIWIFFRLARFLFGDRVALYSTTLFTFFPLAYHYSQEARPYSLLMFLSLLSYDLLLRQLYDKDRPWQGWLPIAGVSALLLYTSFLGSLILVSQFAGLVLATIQNPRPGAIQDREENGTQRFEFSPTRWSQVVMYSLTAMAAFALFYPWMRFVWAKPLLAPASEIMNPKLVLRLIKELGDNSYPVAGLLLIGTITGVRALLRHGRRKSLMWLLTWFFIPIPTLLLIEVWAGYFFAIRHILHATPPLLLIIGYGLSYVGERLTILPHLPYQLSSPAMAFAGLLVLGSVWIGQIHARSEPADWLGTATFLSNTVREGDAVSAPVVYPLLEYYYPGLEPFRVGDLDPGRGSLAAEEVKRRIVVCYDKLWPDPCSSFRPAALKDPAWIKRQFTSFTVFLRGK; from the coding sequence ATGAAGAAATTTGTTGCCGTCATCATGGGAATCGGTCTGGTGCATCGCCTCATGTTTTTGGGCACGCGCCAGCTCTGGACGGACGAACTCTTGCAGGCCCGCATCATCAAGTTCGCCTCGCCCGCGGAGATTCTGTCACGCCTGCGAGGGGGGATGGACCTGGCCTCGCCTCTCGACTTTTTCGTGCAGAGAGGGATGACACTTCTTCTGGGGGATTCCACCTGGGCCCTGCGCCTGCACGCCGCTATCTTCGGCACCCTCTCCATCTGGATTTTTTTCCGCCTCGCCCGCTTCCTGTTCGGCGATCGTGTGGCCCTCTACTCTACCACCCTGTTCACCTTCTTCCCGCTTGCCTACCATTACAGCCAGGAGGCAAGGCCTTACTCCCTGCTCATGTTTCTGTCGTTGCTCTCCTACGACCTGCTGCTGCGCCAGCTATACGATAAGGATCGGCCATGGCAGGGCTGGCTACCCATTGCCGGCGTATCTGCGCTGCTCCTCTACACGAGCTTTCTTGGAAGTCTGATTCTCGTCTCCCAGTTTGCCGGCCTGGTACTGGCAACGATTCAGAATCCGCGGCCGGGAGCGATCCAGGATCGGGAAGAAAATGGGACGCAGAGGTTCGAGTTTAGTCCCACCCGGTGGTCTCAAGTGGTGATGTACTCACTGACGGCTATGGCCGCCTTCGCGCTCTTTTACCCCTGGATGAGGTTTGTATGGGCCAAACCGCTCCTCGCTCCGGCTTCCGAGATTATGAATCCCAAGCTGGTCCTGAGGCTCATCAAGGAGTTGGGAGACAACAGTTATCCGGTGGCCGGCCTGCTTCTGATCGGAACCATCACGGGGGTCCGGGCGCTGCTCCGCCACGGCCGGCGCAAGTCGCTCATGTGGTTGCTGACATGGTTCTTCATCCCGATCCCAACCTTGCTCCTGATAGAGGTCTGGGCGGGATACTTCTTTGCCATCCGGCATATCCTTCATGCCACGCCACCCCTCCTGCTTATTATCGGTTATGGCCTGTCTTATGTGGGAGAAAGGCTCACGATCCTGCCGCATCTCCCCTATCAACTGAGCTCTCCGGCTATGGCTTTTGCGGGCCTGCTGGTACTCGGTTCAGTATGGATCGGCCAGATCCATGCACGCAGCGAACCCGCAGATTGGCTCGGCACGGCCACCTTTTTGAGCAACACCGTTCGAGAAGGGGATGCAGTGTCCGCCCCGGTGGTTTATCCTCTGCTTGAGTACTACTATCCCGGGTTGGAGCCTTTTCGCGTCGGTGATCTCGATCCCGGACGGGGCTCTCTGGCGGCTGAAGAGGTAAAGCGTCGCATCGTCGTCTGCTATGACAAATTGTGGCCGGACCCCTGCAGTTCCTTCCGACCTGCCGCGCTGAAAGATCCGGCCTGGATCAAGCGCCAGTTCACGAGCTTCACTGTGTTTCTGCGAGGGAAATAG
- a CDS encoding DUF5658 family protein: MKTSPPESTVVMPSSPERRRSVDRRQPAGFPPQFSSQRRRRSKGRRKTDRGGYVDIYDRGSWSLALAVLGLSFLDAILTVLQIQRGFIQEANPIMNMVIAWGGIYAFFSLKAAMTAFALAIIILHKEWALARYMARVCLCCYILILFYHMYLVSAHGGVTAFL; the protein is encoded by the coding sequence ATGAAAACATCGCCTCCTGAGTCCACTGTGGTCATGCCTTCGTCTCCGGAACGGCGCCGCAGCGTGGATCGTCGACAGCCGGCTGGCTTTCCGCCCCAGTTCAGCAGTCAGCGTCGCAGGCGCAGCAAGGGACGGCGCAAGACTGACCGCGGCGGGTACGTGGATATCTATGATCGAGGCAGCTGGAGCCTGGCTCTGGCCGTGCTGGGGCTCTCATTCCTGGACGCCATCCTGACCGTTCTCCAGATCCAGAGAGGATTTATCCAGGAAGCCAATCCGATCATGAATATGGTGATCGCGTGGGGAGGGATCTACGCTTTTTTCAGCCTCAAGGCTGCCATGACTGCTTTTGCTCTGGCGATCATCATTCTCCACAAGGAATGGGCGCTCGCCCGCTACATGGCGCGGGTCTGTCTCTGCTGCTACATATTGATCCTGTTCTACCATATGTATCTGGTGAGTGCTCACGGCGGCGTGACCGCCTTCCTCTGA
- a CDS encoding beta-propeller fold lactonase family protein, with protein sequence MPRCKSINSRAAVLRAGLLAVVALSIPLAGAQKNPQSPREPVGRLAPNRFYTPVNQILTPVGIQFDLPGLRPQALALSRDGRLLVAAGLTHELIVLDPVRGTIRQRLALPSDAQKVPLPEPDKQGQVSFTGLIFSPDGSRLYLANVNGSIEVFAVRKDGNIAGQSAIALPAAAAPRRKEEIPSGLAVSPDGKRLYVCGNLSNRLLELDVAAGVVLRTWYVGVAPYDVVLAGGKAYVSNWGGRRPDVDSVTGPAGQGTLVRVDPLRYIANEGSVSVIDLGSAAAAPAVPQEARDILVGLHASAIAVSPDGRHVVVANSGSDTLSVIDAQADRVVETICARQNPADLFGAQPDALAFDKSGKKLFACNSTQNAVAVFSFNPGRSKLLGLIPVGWFPGAIVHDAGRNSLYVANIKGLSWGRPRKSNGEPEFNSYQYHGSISLVPLTSLSNLVTYTGTALSNMRYPLLKQAALPPRPGQPPRPVPERAGEPSVFQHVVYIIKENRTYDQVLGDVQEGNGDPELCVFGESITPNQHKMVRDYVLLDNTYCSGILSADGHQWADTAIATDYMEKSFAGFPRSYPDGMADNEVDALAYSPAGFIWDNALAHGRTLRNYGEFAITRKNWKDKTRKGEPHFLDHYREFIAGTDTIALWSEPGIESLRPYTLTSTVGWDMDVPDVFRAAQFIQELGEFERTGTFPNLVIICLPNDHTSGTKAGTPTPAAQVADNDLAFGRIVEALSHSRFWRETCILGIEDDPQAGWDHVSGYRTTAYVISPYTRRGQVISTQYNQTSLLRTIELVLGLPPMNQLDATATPMSDCFMNTPDLTPFVALKNNIPLDQMNPDPKRVSDPLLRRYAYASARLPLDRVDQCPEDLLNRILWHAMKGPHTPYPVWSVRAVKDDDRRD encoded by the coding sequence ATGCCAAGATGCAAATCAATTAACTCACGCGCGGCCGTTCTGCGGGCTGGCCTGCTGGCGGTTGTTGCTTTGAGCATTCCACTCGCCGGCGCGCAAAAGAACCCGCAGTCACCCCGCGAACCGGTCGGCCGCCTCGCTCCCAACCGCTTCTACACGCCGGTGAATCAAATCCTCACCCCGGTCGGCATCCAGTTCGACTTGCCTGGACTCAGGCCGCAAGCTCTGGCACTCAGCAGGGATGGCAGACTTCTAGTCGCAGCCGGCCTGACACATGAACTGATCGTGCTCGATCCCGTCAGGGGCACAATACGCCAACGCCTGGCCTTGCCGTCGGATGCGCAAAAAGTGCCGCTTCCCGAGCCGGACAAGCAGGGCCAAGTCAGTTTTACGGGTCTCATTTTCTCTCCGGACGGGTCCCGTCTCTATCTGGCGAACGTAAACGGCAGCATCGAAGTATTTGCTGTGCGCAAGGACGGGAACATCGCGGGACAGTCGGCTATAGCGCTTCCGGCCGCCGCTGCCCCGCGACGCAAGGAAGAGATTCCTTCCGGCCTCGCGGTCTCCCCTGATGGCAAGCGGCTGTACGTTTGCGGCAACCTGTCAAACCGTTTGCTGGAATTGGACGTGGCGGCCGGGGTGGTCTTGCGCACATGGTATGTCGGAGTAGCACCATACGACGTCGTGCTGGCGGGCGGCAAGGCCTACGTGAGCAACTGGGGCGGCCGCCGCCCCGATGTCGATAGCGTCACCGGTCCCGCCGGTCAGGGCACTCTGGTGCGCGTGGATCCGTTGCGCTACATCGCGAACGAAGGATCGGTCTCGGTCATCGACCTTGGGAGCGCGGCGGCCGCCCCCGCCGTACCCCAAGAGGCAAGGGATATCCTCGTCGGCCTGCACGCATCGGCAATCGCGGTGTCTCCAGACGGACGCCATGTCGTGGTAGCCAACTCCGGCAGCGATACACTCAGTGTCATCGACGCCCAGGCGGATCGTGTCGTCGAGACGATCTGCGCACGTCAGAACCCGGCGGATCTTTTCGGCGCGCAACCTGACGCCCTGGCCTTCGACAAGTCAGGGAAAAAGCTCTTCGCATGCAACAGCACTCAGAACGCCGTCGCAGTTTTCAGCTTCAATCCGGGCAGGTCGAAGCTGCTTGGATTGATCCCTGTCGGTTGGTTCCCCGGCGCCATTGTGCACGACGCCGGACGGAATTCGCTTTACGTCGCCAACATCAAGGGCCTCAGCTGGGGCCGGCCGCGGAAGTCGAATGGCGAACCTGAATTCAACTCATACCAGTACCACGGCTCGATCTCGCTGGTGCCGTTGACGTCGCTGTCCAACCTTGTGACTTACACCGGCACCGCGCTGTCAAACATGCGTTACCCGCTGCTGAAGCAGGCCGCGCTGCCCCCACGTCCCGGCCAGCCGCCGCGGCCTGTTCCCGAGCGCGCAGGCGAGCCGAGCGTGTTCCAACACGTCGTTTACATTATCAAGGAGAACCGCACCTACGACCAGGTGCTCGGCGACGTCCAGGAAGGCAACGGTGATCCGGAACTCTGCGTTTTCGGCGAGAGCATCACTCCGAACCAGCACAAGATGGTGCGCGACTATGTCCTGCTGGACAATACTTATTGCTCCGGCATCCTCAGCGCCGACGGGCACCAGTGGGCCGACACGGCGATCGCCACAGACTACATGGAGAAATCCTTTGCCGGATTCCCGCGCAGTTATCCGGATGGCATGGCCGACAATGAGGTCGATGCGCTGGCATACTCGCCCGCGGGCTTCATATGGGACAATGCCCTGGCGCACGGCCGCACGCTGCGCAACTACGGCGAGTTTGCTATCACGCGGAAGAATTGGAAGGATAAAACGCGCAAGGGCGAACCGCACTTCCTCGACCACTACCGCGAATTCATCGCGGGCACCGACACCATCGCGCTCTGGAGCGAACCAGGCATCGAATCGCTTCGGCCCTATACCTTGACCAGCACCGTGGGGTGGGACATGGACGTGCCGGACGTGTTTCGGGCGGCTCAATTCATCCAGGAACTGGGAGAGTTTGAGCGCACCGGCACGTTCCCCAACCTCGTGATCATCTGTCTGCCGAACGATCACACCAGCGGAACGAAGGCCGGCACCCCCACACCGGCCGCACAGGTGGCCGACAACGACCTTGCCTTTGGCCGGATCGTCGAGGCTCTGAGCCACAGCCGGTTCTGGCGGGAGACCTGCATCCTGGGCATTGAGGACGATCCGCAGGCCGGCTGGGACCACGTGAGCGGATACCGCACGACGGCCTACGTCATCAGCCCCTACACCAGGCGCGGCCAGGTCATCAGCACGCAATACAACCAGACCAGCCTGCTGCGCACCATCGAGCTGGTCCTCGGCCTGCCGCCGATGAACCAGCTCGATGCCACCGCTACGCCGATGTCGGATTGCTTCATGAACACGCCCGACCTTACACCGTTTGTGGCGTTGAAGAACAACATTCCGCTCGATCAGATGAACCCTGATCCGAAGCGGGTGTCCGATCCACTGCTGCGCCGATATGCTTATGCCTCGGCGCGCCTGCCGTTGGACCGCGTGGACCAGTGCCCGGAAGATCTGCTCAACCGGATCCTCTGGCACGCAATGAAGGGCCCGCACACGCCGTATCCTGTGTGGTCAGTGCGGGCCGTGAAAGATGACGACCGGCGGGATTAG
- a CDS encoding tetratricopeptide repeat protein codes for MNPDISRLSTNLPLRPGLRVPFRRKFVAGFLVACFFLSTLPAQSLREPEFMAQASPGFDCIYNLDYDQAERIFLTLRKQHPQHPAPPLYLGVIAWLRELFRRQDLDLDLFLSPAFFTKETSQVMPPEQRKAFFDYLDECRSLAQGILGKNPKNTDAIYFLGAAQGILGSFSITIDHSVRKAFSFGNKAYDYDRQVLKLDPKYYDAFMTVGLYQYIVGSIPWYIKWLATLVGYRGTKEEGFKAFDLAVTKGEYVRTDAKILEMVLLMHEGQPKDALRDAQELHRDFPRNYIFQINIAQIQEKLGQADQAVSEYLEVVHQAETGKPNYSMLPLATFRYTLGNKLFKMGRLAAAEDQLRKSIANSNTPEREQALSQLRLGQVLDLQGKRAEAVQRYQAVLKMKDVDNSQDMARKFLQRPYRG; via the coding sequence GTGAACCCAGATATCAGCCGCCTTTCAACTAACTTGCCGCTCCGCCCCGGGCTTCGTGTGCCGTTCAGACGCAAATTCGTAGCTGGCTTCCTGGTAGCCTGCTTCTTCCTGTCGACGCTCCCGGCCCAGAGCCTGCGGGAACCTGAATTCATGGCCCAGGCCAGCCCGGGCTTCGACTGCATCTACAACCTGGATTATGATCAGGCGGAGCGGATCTTTCTCACACTGCGAAAGCAACATCCGCAGCATCCTGCGCCTCCGCTCTACTTGGGCGTCATTGCCTGGCTCAGAGAACTGTTTCGCCGGCAGGACCTGGACCTCGACCTGTTTCTCTCGCCGGCTTTTTTCACTAAGGAAACCAGCCAAGTCATGCCTCCGGAGCAACGCAAGGCATTTTTCGACTATCTCGATGAGTGCCGCAGCCTGGCGCAAGGGATTCTGGGCAAGAACCCCAAGAACACGGATGCGATCTATTTTCTCGGGGCGGCCCAGGGCATCCTGGGATCCTTCTCCATTACGATTGACCACAGCGTGCGCAAGGCGTTCAGTTTTGGCAACAAGGCCTACGATTATGACCGCCAGGTTCTCAAGCTCGACCCCAAGTATTACGACGCCTTCATGACCGTCGGTTTGTACCAGTACATCGTCGGCAGCATACCCTGGTACATAAAATGGCTCGCAACCCTCGTCGGATATCGCGGCACCAAGGAAGAAGGTTTCAAAGCCTTCGACCTCGCGGTCACCAAGGGCGAGTATGTAAGGACCGATGCCAAAATCCTCGAGATGGTTCTGCTCATGCATGAAGGGCAACCCAAGGATGCGCTCCGTGACGCGCAGGAACTGCATCGCGATTTTCCACGAAACTACATCTTTCAGATCAACATTGCTCAGATCCAGGAAAAGCTCGGCCAGGCCGATCAAGCCGTTTCCGAGTACCTCGAGGTTGTGCACCAGGCGGAAACAGGGAAGCCCAACTACAGCATGCTTCCCCTGGCGACCTTTCGCTACACCCTGGGGAACAAGCTCTTCAAGATGGGACGTTTGGCTGCTGCGGAAGATCAACTGCGGAAATCCATTGCGAATTCGAACACCCCGGAGCGGGAACAGGCCTTGTCGCAACTGCGGTTGGGACAGGTTTTGGATCTCCAGGGAAAGCGAGCCGAAGCAGTCCAGCGGTATCAGGCAGTGCTCAAGATGAAGGATGTTGATAATTCCCAGGATATGGCAAGGAAGTTCCTTCAGAGACCGTACCGCGGATAA
- the selD gene encoding selenide, water dikinase SelD: MKQDRQAARPAQEDGIRQRSQAPIYLDFNATTPIAPEVADAMLPYLYEHFGNPSSAHPLGAAAKLAVERARIQVARLIGAHPEEILLTSGGSESNNTTIKGVAAALKSRGRHIITSAVEHPAVLEPCRALEADGYQITILPVDSAGRVDPEDVARALTPETILVTIMHANNEVGTIQPIARIVDIAHRQGALVHTDAAQSVGKIPVRVDDLGIDFLTIAGHKLYAPKGVGALYMRSGIRLPQLIHGAAHELGRRAGTENVLGIVGLGKACELCAERLDGTMAHCRAMRDRLWHGLEQGLDSLRRNGDPDEGLPNTLSVSFRGIDAATLLAEIGDRVAASAGAACHAQGVTVSSVLEAMKIPLEYAMGTVRFSVGRSTTAEEIDAAVGIVVAAARRLMRNDSAPSVIESGGTIRLTRFSHGMGCACKLRPKELEQVLRALPAPVDPAILVGTATSDDAAVYRLGEDLAVVQTVDFFTPIADDPRLFGAISASNSLSDIYAMGARPLFALSIVAFPTNRLPLDVLQQILRGAADAAREAGIDIIGGHSIEDPEPKFGLAVTGIVRPDRIITNAGAHPRDALVLTKPLGTGIVAAAARRDAADPGLIDLAFRTMRSLNRAAAEVMVEEKVHACTDVTGFGLLGHLREMCAGAGLDAELDLPAVPLLEGVRELAEADIAPGATLDNLEHFSPHVSWARERSRADMLILADAQTSGGLLIAVAPERAAALVEALHARGVSAAAVIGRFLGRGAGQICI; encoded by the coding sequence ATGAAACAAGACCGGCAAGCGGCCCGACCGGCCCAAGAGGATGGGATTCGCCAGCGGTCCCAGGCTCCGATTTATCTCGATTTCAACGCCACGACCCCAATCGCTCCCGAGGTGGCCGATGCGATGCTCCCCTATCTTTATGAGCATTTCGGCAATCCGTCGAGTGCCCACCCGTTGGGCGCGGCGGCCAAGCTGGCAGTGGAGCGCGCCCGCATTCAGGTTGCACGGCTGATTGGAGCCCATCCGGAGGAGATCCTCCTGACCAGTGGCGGTTCTGAGTCGAACAACACGACGATAAAGGGCGTGGCCGCCGCTCTGAAATCTCGCGGGCGTCATATCATCACGTCCGCCGTCGAGCATCCCGCGGTGCTCGAACCGTGCCGCGCGCTCGAGGCCGATGGCTATCAGATCACCATCCTGCCTGTGGATAGTGCCGGGCGCGTCGATCCTGAGGATGTTGCCCGCGCCCTCACCCCTGAAACGATCCTCGTCACGATTATGCACGCGAATAATGAAGTGGGCACGATCCAGCCGATCGCGCGGATCGTGGATATTGCGCACCGGCAGGGCGCGCTGGTGCACACAGATGCCGCCCAGTCGGTCGGCAAGATACCCGTGCGCGTGGATGATCTTGGCATCGACTTCCTGACTATCGCCGGGCATAAGCTCTATGCCCCCAAGGGAGTCGGCGCGCTCTACATGCGTTCAGGGATCCGCCTGCCGCAGTTGATCCACGGAGCAGCCCACGAACTGGGCCGGCGTGCCGGCACCGAGAACGTGCTGGGCATCGTCGGGCTGGGCAAGGCATGCGAGCTTTGCGCCGAGCGTTTGGACGGCACCATGGCCCATTGCCGGGCAATGAGGGATCGCCTCTGGCACGGGTTGGAACAGGGCCTGGATTCGCTCCGCCGCAACGGTGACCCGGACGAAGGGCTGCCGAACACCCTCAGCGTCAGTTTTCGAGGCATCGATGCCGCAACCCTGCTGGCTGAGATCGGTGATCGAGTGGCAGCCTCGGCGGGCGCGGCCTGTCACGCCCAGGGGGTAACGGTGTCCTCAGTGCTGGAGGCCATGAAAATCCCGTTGGAGTATGCCATGGGCACCGTGAGGTTCTCTGTGGGTCGCAGCACGACTGCGGAGGAGATCGACGCTGCCGTCGGCATCGTTGTGGCAGCTGCACGACGCCTGATGCGCAACGATAGCGCCCCGTCCGTCATCGAGAGTGGAGGGACGATCCGGTTGACGCGCTTCAGCCACGGTATGGGCTGCGCCTGCAAGCTGCGCCCAAAGGAACTCGAGCAAGTACTGCGCGCTTTGCCTGCGCCCGTGGATCCTGCCATTCTCGTAGGCACCGCCACCTCCGACGATGCTGCCGTGTACCGGCTCGGCGAGGACCTCGCCGTGGTCCAGACCGTCGACTTCTTCACGCCGATAGCGGATGATCCCCGCCTCTTCGGCGCCATCAGCGCCAGCAACTCGCTCAGCGACATCTACGCCATGGGCGCCCGGCCGCTGTTCGCGCTGAGTATTGTCGCATTCCCCACAAACCGGCTCCCCCTTGACGTCCTGCAGCAGATCCTGCGCGGCGCCGCAGACGCGGCACGCGAGGCAGGCATCGACATCATCGGTGGCCACAGCATCGAGGATCCCGAACCAAAGTTCGGACTGGCGGTAACCGGCATCGTGCGGCCTGATCGCATTATCACAAACGCCGGAGCGCATCCACGGGACGCGCTCGTGCTCACCAAGCCGCTCGGCACAGGAATCGTGGCCGCCGCCGCCCGGCGCGATGCCGCCGATCCCGGGCTGATCGACCTGGCCTTCAGGACGATGCGCTCGCTTAACCGCGCGGCAGCCGAAGTCATGGTCGAGGAAAAGGTACATGCCTGCACCGATGTGACCGGATTCGGGCTGCTCGGGCATCTGAGGGAGATGTGTGCCGGCGCCGGTCTTGACGCCGAGTTGGATCTCCCGGCCGTGCCGCTGCTGGAGGGCGTTCGCGAACTCGCGGAGGCCGATATCGCGCCCGGCGCCACCCTGGATAATCTTGAGCACTTTTCCCCTCATGTGAGCTGGGCCCGCGAGCGGTCGCGCGCCGACATGCTCATCCTTGCCGACGCACAGACTTCCGGAGGTTTGTTGATTGCGGTCGCGCCCGAAAGAGCTGCCGCACTCGTGGAAGCTCTCCATGCACGCGGCGTGTCTGCCGCAGCCGTTATCGGCAGATTCCTCGGCCGTGGCGCCGGCCAGATTTGCATCTAA